The Lepisosteus oculatus isolate fLepOcu1 chromosome 4, fLepOcu1.hap2, whole genome shotgun sequence genome window below encodes:
- the LOC107075929 gene encoding SLAM family member 5-like, with protein MELVLFTCLLFLWPVAGTESEQVIDRYGLKGKPYLLDVEGVKPAENRKFYWRFNTSKTILEYTFKIDYLDIFPHYESKVMFFKTNFLLQINKLEESDNGFYTAIIQDKEGTDKSIVTYRLIPQDSVIKPELKVKSASASEERCNISATCTVGQDNSVSYNCQQTHCTEVRRDYIESDALEIVVTVENSSIVCKASNRVSKESHWLALKDVCRNSEPHNAAVIIGVASGISVVVTFFVLSIIYVCVKKNHSATNQDGNLEDIYTTYSTVQETAVPPPVETLYATVGPAGGQRKPVEHPEETTVYCTVQGAHMNS; from the exons ATGGAGCTGGTCCTTTTCACCTGTCTGCTCTTTCTCTGGCCAGTAGCAG GTACTGAATCTGAACAAGTAATTGACCGCTATGGTTTAAAAGGAAAGCCTTACCTTCTGGATGTGGAAGGAGTGAAGccagcagaaaacagaaaattttACTGGAGGTTCAACACTTCTAAAACTATACTGGAATACACATTCAAGATTGATTATCTCGACATTTTTCCTCACTATGAGAGTAAAGTGATGTTTTTTAAGACAAACTTTTTGCTACAAATTAATAAACTGGAGGAATCAGATAATGGATTTTACACAGCAATAATACAAGACAAAGAAGGAACTGACAAAAGCATTGTAACTTACAGATTAATCCCCCAAG ATTCTGTGATTAAACCAGAGTTAAAGGTGAAGTCAGCTTCAGCCAGTGAAGAGCGCTGCAACATCTCTGCTACATGCACTGTCGGTCAAGACAATTCTGTGTCCTACAATTGCCAGCAGACGCATTGCACTGAAGTGAGACGAGACTACATAGAGTCGGATGCCCTGGAGATCGTTGTCACTGTAGAGAACAGCAGTATTGTGTGCAAGGCCAGCAACCGAGTCAGCAAAGAGTCTCATTGGTTGGCTTTAAAAGATGTCT GTAGAAACAGCGAGCCCCACAATGCAGCAGTGATCATTGGTGTGGCGAGTGGGATCAGTGTTGTCGTGACCTTCTTTGTTCTGAGCATCATCTAtgtatgtgttaaaaaaaatcatagcgCTACTAATCAAG ATGGAAATCTAGAGGACATCTACACTACATATTCTACAGTACAG GAAACTGCTGTGCCCCCTCCTGTTGAGACTCTGTATGCAACTGTGGGACCAGCAGGAGGTCAGAGAAAACCAGTGGAACATCCTGAGGAGACGAccgtatattgtactgtacagggGGCTCACATGAACTCTTAG